TAAGTGTGTTCTTTGTCCCATTGAGTACACAGAACATGATTTTGTGGAACAGCCGAAAGTAACACATCACAAAAAGAAGATGTCGGAGAAGGATCGTGAGCGAGAACGCCTGGAGGTTCAGCAAGCTCGGAAAGCTGCGGACTTTTACCGCAAGAAGCAGGAAGAGATGCATCGCCCCGTCAACCCCCGGGAACCACTCAAGAGGACCGCGGACAACAATTGGGTCCATGTTACCTGCGCTGTCTGGACTCCAGAAGTCAAGTTTGGTAACGCCAAAGCACTGGAACCTTCGGAAGGTATTCCTTCGATTCCCAGGAGCAGATATGATGAGACTTGTCAAGTGTGCAACAAACAGGATGGAGCCTGTGTGTCGTGCCATCAGTGTCGCATTCCATGTGAGTCCcaatgagagagaagaaaaagattgGCCATACTGATCGATTACAGTCCACGCGGAATGCGCTCGGCAACATGGGCACGTCCTTGGATTTGAAGTGACATCTGTGAAAAGTTCGCGAAGAGACCAGTTTAGCATTGTGGCCATCAATGGGGAGAGTGGCATCATGTCGGCAACTGTATGGTGTAAGGATCACGCCCCCACGAAGACTAAGATTCATCAGATGCAAGATATTGTGGATGAATCGGGACTTAATGCTTTACAGCTCTATGTACAGAACTACAAGCAGGCCGACCTAGCACTGACAGGCACGGTCCGCAAGGCCAATCTCATGACAAACGCCGCCAAGTTGCCAGGTACAACGACTCAGCCTGGCCTACGCAGGTCCTCGACAACAAATATTCCCAATGGCGGGTGGGGCCAGCAGCGAAATGGGGACACGGCAGACGTGGCATCAGACTCAAAACAACCAGGAGAAAAGGTCTGCATCACCTGTGGTATTGACACCAGCCCGAAGTGGTGGCCGATCGATAATTCGCAGGAACGCGAACTCACCAATGGGCATTACGGCACACTCGGGAGCGAAGCACAGAAATTCGTGGAACAGAGACGATTCCAATGCCATAAATGTCGAAAGGCCCAGCGTACAGCAAAGCCGCACCCGTGGCGGTCTCCTCTCATGGCAGACGCTCCATTACCTTCGGCTCACGGCGCAGGCATACAAGGTACGACAACACATGCTTTGCGCAGTCCGCCACAGATGGTGCCTGCCCCTCGGGAGACCAATTCTTCTACTGCTTATGCTTGGCCTCCACCAGTTCATGCTCCGACagttcctccaccaccaatgCAAGCGCCTGCCCTCGTCGCAGATCATGCCCTGGGCGCCCGGCCGCCTCCTCCCCCTGCCCCATACGCGCCCCTTCAACCCCAACGACCATCATATAGTGACTGGGGACGACCTGCGAGCCAGCAAGGTTCGCCTCCTCGACACATCACTGGGGGACCCCCAATCCACAATGCACCGCCGATGTCCACACTATCTTCGTTGCGACCACCTCCAGTTGTAGGACCAGGGCCTCCGCTTGGATCTTCACCACCTGCACCACCGCCAGCAAACCATCATGGTGGTCCCGCGTCGCAGCCTTATACCAACGGACTCCCTCCATCACCTCGACGATTGAATGGACCAGCGCCACCACCTCGTTATACTCATCCGTATCAAACCCACGGACACAGCGCTCCTCCGCCCCCTCCTCCTGCGTCGCAtttaccaccaccaacgctGACGAATGGGGCACCACCGCCTCCGTCGCGGCACGATGATTTCTCTCATGAACTTCACCCGCAGAGGCCGACTTATCCTGCTCCTCACGGAAGCCCAACAGGCCCTCGAAATGGGCCACAGCCTCCATCGAGTCGCCCGGCGAGTGGAGCAAGTGCCAGTCCCTCGCTACGAAATCTCCTTTCTTGATCAGAAGAACACAGGAGAGTAATTGCCCGTTGAAAATGGACCACATTTGAGCGCACAGGGGGGACACTAGTGAAAATCTAAGAGAGCGAGCAACGGAGTTTTTGCTCGTCTAGATGAGTTGGATGGGGATGAAAACCTATGAGAACCTTCCATCTACATAGTATATATACAAACGGGCCAAGAGGATTGTGAGCTTTCGGAGTTGGTTTTGAGTGGGCAGGACTGATTGACTCATCAAAGGCTTTGTTGCAACCCCCCATCTGGAACGGGATTCGCAATTGGGTATATATGTGTGTACGTGTGTATGTAGTATGTATGGATGGGAAGTAAGCGGGATAAAGCGAAAGCTGCCTTGTTCGAGTACCTTACTTTAGGTACCTTTAATTGTTGCAAAATCAGACTAGAAGTATGCGGCGAACTTCGCCGTTTAGTTTATTATAGACGAAATCAGGAATCGTCAATTGTCGAAAGACGATACCTTATGTAActgcatcttgagaagattgaccCTAGTTAGCAAGGATCATTTTAGGGTATTACTAACTGCCTACAGATAGGACCCCCCTGACTTTGTTGTAGCTGCATGCCTCAGAATGGGTAGCATTATGTTTCGACGCATTTCCGTAACAGCCGAGGAACGCAACACCAGTTCAAgcaattcaattcaattcaattcagtTCATATCTAACACATCAAATCTGGTTCGTGCCGGGAAGTGAGTGGCCTGAGTGGCGAAAGGAATTCCCAGGGGAAATGAAAATCAATATAGAGATGGGCTTCTTACGGATATACCATATCtgctaggtacctatgttGTGTCTATCAAGATCCACCTTTTGGGGAATTTCGAAATATGCAGCTTATGTAAGGTATCCGGGGACTCAAGCGAGCCCGcagaggaggttgagcttaTCTAAATCAGGTTAGCATCTTTTTGCAATGTTCCAGTTCAAGGCTCTAGGTAAGGCACGTAGGTACTTTAGGAATACCTTACCTCAGTACTGAACTAGGTACTACCCAAGGTACCTAATGGACCAGCTAGAGGAACCTGCCTTCTGCTCAAGGCTGATTGATGGCTGATGTGGCTCAGACTCTAACTAGAGCctctcagctcagcttccaacatcaaccaaagacaacatcttgacatTCATTCAGTTTTCCCTCTCCCCTTTTCGGCATTGTGTCGCTCTCTCTACTTGAAATAAACCCTCGCTGTAATTCTATGGAAACAAGAGGATAGCCAAACCGAACTGTGATTAACAATTCTTCCTTTTGTTCAATTACGACACATCGGCagcaaccacaaccacaaccacacCTGTCCCTGACGATCAAATAGCACGCAGCCCTCCCCTCGTCCTTCGGACTGTATAGCGAATCTCTGATTATTGGCGTCTGCTGTGACGAAGCTGAGAGGCGGTTTATTGCACATCGCAGAAGGTTCTAAGTCAGTGTATTACCATCCCCACGATAGATCATGGCGCAAGTACTTCTGGACCTCTTCTACTCGTTCGGGAATTGTCTCAACTGCTTTCCCGGAAACcccaatctcaagatcaacaaccggagcttcaagatcttgagattaCTTGGAGAGGTAGACTAACAAACACCGCTCTCCCGCACTCCACGTTGCTGACACTTGTCAGGGCGGCTTCTCTTACGTATACCTCGTCGAAGATACCTCAAGCCACGAACTTTTCGCACTTAAAAAGATCCGATGTCCCTTTGGCGCTGAATCGGTACAGCAGGCCATGCGTGAGGTTGATGCCTATCGGCTCTTCTCTCACGTTCCAACCATCATATCCGCTGTCGACCATTCCGTCGCAACCGAGCGCGGCGCCGACGAGGCGACAAAAACCGTTTACGTCCTTCTGCCATACTACAAGCGCGGTAATCTGCAGGACATGATCAATGCAAACTTGGTCAACCATGATCGGTTCCCTGAGCGTCGTCTCATgttgctcttcctcggaGTGTGCAAGGCTCTGCGTGCCATGCATGACTATAAGCCTGCCGTGGAGCGCATGCACATGGGGCgggaagaggatgagctgaACCACGGCGAGAGAAACAACACGCGAGGAAAGCGaaccgaggaagaagaggagggcgagCAAGAAAGGGGtctgctggaggaggagaaccAAGTCAGTGGAGGTAGATCTATTCAACACTACGCCCACAGAGATATCAAACCAGGTAAGGCTGCACATCGGGGTATTATTCTTGTTCATCCTCCCATACTCATCTCTATTATCAGGCAACATAATGATCGATGACTCCGGCTCAACCCCGATCCTCATGGATTTAGGATCCGTCGCTCCGTCGCCGATTCCTGTTACATCGCAATCTCTGGCCCTCCAGATTCAAGACACGGCCGCTGAACATTCAACCATGCCTTACCGTGCCCCTGAGCTTTTTGATGTTCAGACTGGCATGGTAATTGATACAAAGGTTGATATTTGGTCCATGGGCTGCACTCTCTACGCCTGCCTTGTCGGCAAGTCCCCCTTTGAGATGCGCTCCGACGAGACCGGTGGTACTCTGTCTCTGTGTGTTCTAGGTGGCGATTGGCGCTTCCCCGATGAAGGACCTGCTGGCGTGAAGCGTTCTAACAGCATGCGCCCGCAACAAggacaacagcaacaacaagcacCAGCGGTTGAGATCAGCGAGCCGATTCGCGATGTCGTCAGGAAGTGTCTGCGTGTTGAACCCGCTGAGCGACCGGATATTCACGAGTTAATCGAAATGGTTGAAGAAGTTATCGAGGACCTTCCTGATGACTCCCATTAGATGCTGGCACGACGCATGTTTTAAACTGTGCAGCAGAGCGACGAATTGAATTTGAATACCAATAAAAGATACCTACCTCGTTTGTTGCTCTCATCTAGCTGGTTGGGTGACCTCCCGGGTCCGGCGGTTGATCATATTACATTTCTTTTTTGTCACTTGAAGGAGACGGCGTTTAGGGTTTGGAGTGATAGAGCCATTTGCTGGTAATTAACTAAGTTCTTGTCTGGTAGTCGTCCCCGCCAACCACACTCC
This region of Fusarium verticillioides 7600 chromosome 3, whole genome shotgun sequence genomic DNA includes:
- a CDS encoding NAK protein kinase, with translation MAQVLLDLFYSFGNCLNCFPGNPNLKINNRSFKILRLLGEGGFSYVYLVEDTSSHELFALKKIRCPFGAESVQQAMREVDAYRLFSHVPTIISAVDHSVATERGADEATKTVYVLLPYYKRGNLQDMINANLVNHDRFPERRLMLLFLGVCKALRAMHDYKPAVERMHMGREEDELNHGERNNTRGKRTEEEEEGEQERGLLEEENQVSGGRSIQHYAHRDIKPGNIMIDDSGSTPILMDLGSVAPSPIPVTSQSLALQIQDTAAEHSTMPYRAPELFDVQTGMVIDTKVDIWSMGCTLYACLVGKSPFEMRSDETGGTLSLCVLGGDWRFPDEGPAGVKRSNSMRPQQGQQQQQAPAVEISEPIRDVVRKCLRVEPAERPDIHELIEMVEEVIEDLPDDSH